One part of the Oceanidesulfovibrio indonesiensis genome encodes these proteins:
- the glpB gene encoding glycerol-3-phosphate dehydrogenase subunit GlpB, with protein sequence MPTASTMKRRDPDCSCDLMVVGAGMAGMAAALFASARGLSVAQAGGLGGIDFSTGMLDLLGMHPATQNRDVDDPWRALEELAHDEPHHPYAFVAQQDIRAAFDEFTNFLARAGLPYEGYADRNADVLTSLGTKKRTYRAPRSMWAGVQAMHKKLPCLVVDFKGLKGFSGRQIREIRGADWPKLRAVRIQFPGCAGELYPEHLAWSLTEMDVADMLADAVAEHVREAQAVGFPAVLGLYAAPEHAPGNSGKGDVRPGVYDVLARLQSRLGVPVFEIPTLPPSMAGLRLRAAFETFLQPAGVRMYPQKLVSEWERLADGDFRLHIAGAGDGGTEAIVHAKGVILAGGRFFGKGLVADRHAVREPLFGLPVLQPHNRAEWHRDDFFDPRGHPLNRTGVEVDKRLRPLSENGRPAFSNLFAAGSILAHQDWMRAKCGAGLAIATAYAAVQSFLDR encoded by the coding sequence ATGCCCACCGCGAGCACCATGAAACGCCGTGACCCGGACTGCTCCTGCGATCTTATGGTCGTGGGCGCCGGCATGGCCGGCATGGCCGCGGCCTTGTTCGCTTCGGCGCGTGGGCTTTCCGTGGCCCAGGCCGGCGGTCTCGGCGGCATAGACTTCAGCACCGGCATGCTCGACCTGCTCGGCATGCATCCGGCTACGCAGAATCGCGACGTGGATGACCCCTGGCGGGCGCTGGAAGAACTCGCGCATGACGAGCCGCATCACCCGTATGCGTTCGTCGCACAGCAGGATATCCGCGCCGCCTTCGACGAGTTCACGAATTTTCTCGCCCGGGCAGGCTTGCCGTACGAAGGATACGCGGACAGAAACGCCGACGTGCTCACCTCCCTGGGCACGAAAAAGCGCACGTACCGCGCGCCGCGCTCCATGTGGGCCGGGGTGCAGGCCATGCACAAGAAGCTGCCCTGCCTCGTGGTGGACTTCAAGGGCCTCAAGGGATTCAGCGGTCGCCAGATCCGGGAGATTCGCGGCGCGGACTGGCCGAAACTGCGCGCGGTGCGGATACAGTTCCCCGGTTGCGCCGGCGAGTTGTATCCGGAGCATCTGGCCTGGTCTCTCACCGAGATGGATGTGGCGGACATGCTGGCCGACGCCGTGGCCGAACACGTGCGCGAGGCCCAGGCCGTGGGATTCCCGGCCGTGCTCGGTCTGTACGCCGCGCCGGAGCATGCGCCCGGGAATTCCGGAAAGGGCGACGTCCGGCCCGGGGTCTATGATGTCCTTGCCCGGTTGCAGTCGCGCCTTGGTGTGCCGGTCTTCGAGATTCCGACCCTGCCGCCGTCCATGGCGGGGCTGCGGTTGCGCGCTGCCTTCGAGACGTTTTTGCAGCCGGCCGGCGTGCGCATGTATCCGCAAAAGCTCGTCTCGGAGTGGGAGCGTCTGGCCGACGGGGATTTTCGTCTGCACATCGCCGGCGCAGGCGACGGCGGCACGGAAGCCATCGTCCATGCGAAGGGGGTCATCCTCGCCGGCGGCCGGTTCTTCGGCAAGGGGCTTGTGGCGGACAGGCACGCCGTGCGCGAACCGCTCTTCGGCTTGCCGGTGCTCCAGCCCCACAACCGGGCCGAGTGGCATCGCGATGACTTTTTCGATCCGCGGGGACACCCGCTGAACAGAACCGGCGTGGAAGTGGATAAGCGGCTGCGGCCGCTCTCGGAAAACGGCCGCCCCGCATTCTCCAATCTGTTCGCGGCCGGCTCCATTCTGGCGCACCAGGACTGGATGCGCGCCAAATGCGGCGCAGGACTGGCAATCGCCACGGCGTACGCCGCCGTGCAGTCGTTTCTGGACAGGTAG
- a CDS encoding 4Fe-4S dicluster domain-containing protein yields MDFLTGGLLIALAVCLVGFVLRVRRWLHGRAPISSGAHEPPTRATCPKKTDDNDRRRRGIFRYVSAFSLDVLFQAHLARASVTRWIMHFLLFAGFVGLLLMHAMDGVFSYAVLPSYEPTLDPYQWLRNLFGVMVLLGVGAAAYRRFTITGLKRTTRRDDWFALAIIAGIVLSGFLLESAKIVSERVYERMVADYFASDDAAELAGLRMVWEEEYGVVFSESAPQPLSDAVDMSREELLALGREVNDFVCVSCHSDTASAFVSYPVSRALIPVAPVLDGAGGVNALWYLHVLFCFAGIVYLPFGKMAHVFLTPLNLLVQPTRPRPERGGDIQACGGDDSETMRAIGVDACMHCGMCSEHCSVAASYAVLGTKDILPSEKLSSLKRAKTEGLEDADAFIFAEGSFICTECHRCTDVCPARIDLQDLWISSKRALAAGERGGRGEPHRQIARYTAGQWAARFAGGKLHATVPEEVARPVMLADSPQTFWACVQCTTCTNVCPVVAAAEDPVLELDLTPQQIMNMLRMGLKDHVLGARMVWSCVTCYKCQEHCPQGVRVADTLFELRNIATARLRHEAMHGAAGDPDNKQGDGA; encoded by the coding sequence ATGGATTTTCTAACTGGAGGCCTACTCATCGCCCTCGCTGTATGCCTGGTCGGATTCGTCCTGAGAGTCCGGCGCTGGCTGCACGGCAGGGCACCAATCAGCAGCGGGGCCCACGAACCCCCGACCCGAGCGACCTGCCCAAAGAAGACCGACGACAACGACCGTCGAAGACGGGGGATCTTCCGGTACGTCTCGGCCTTCTCGCTCGACGTGCTTTTCCAGGCGCACCTGGCACGGGCCAGTGTAACGCGCTGGATCATGCATTTCCTCCTGTTCGCAGGGTTCGTGGGCCTACTGCTTATGCACGCCATGGACGGTGTGTTCTCGTACGCCGTCCTTCCTTCCTATGAACCCACGCTGGACCCGTACCAGTGGCTGCGCAACCTTTTCGGCGTCATGGTCCTCCTCGGCGTCGGGGCAGCTGCGTATCGGCGGTTCACCATTACCGGCCTCAAGCGCACCACCAGGCGAGACGACTGGTTCGCCCTGGCAATCATCGCGGGCATCGTGCTTTCCGGATTTCTGCTCGAAAGCGCCAAGATCGTGTCCGAGCGAGTGTACGAACGCATGGTGGCGGATTACTTCGCAAGCGACGACGCGGCAGAGCTCGCCGGTCTCAGGATGGTCTGGGAAGAGGAGTACGGCGTGGTCTTTTCCGAATCCGCACCCCAGCCCCTGTCCGATGCCGTGGACATGAGCCGGGAGGAGCTGCTTGCCCTGGGCCGTGAGGTTAACGACTTTGTCTGCGTGTCCTGCCATTCGGACACTGCGTCCGCCTTCGTATCCTATCCCGTGTCTCGCGCCCTCATCCCCGTAGCGCCGGTGCTGGATGGAGCGGGTGGGGTGAACGCGCTGTGGTATCTCCACGTGCTGTTCTGTTTCGCGGGCATCGTGTACCTGCCGTTCGGAAAGATGGCGCATGTTTTCCTGACGCCGCTCAATCTGCTGGTGCAGCCGACGCGCCCCAGGCCGGAGCGGGGCGGAGATATCCAGGCCTGCGGTGGGGATGATTCCGAGACGATGCGCGCCATCGGCGTGGACGCCTGCATGCACTGCGGTATGTGCAGTGAGCATTGCAGCGTGGCCGCGTCCTATGCCGTGCTCGGCACCAAAGACATCCTGCCTTCGGAGAAGCTGAGCAGTCTGAAACGCGCGAAGACGGAAGGACTGGAGGACGCGGACGCCTTCATCTTTGCCGAGGGCAGCTTCATATGCACCGAATGCCACCGCTGCACCGACGTGTGCCCGGCACGCATCGATTTGCAGGACCTCTGGATATCTTCAAAGCGTGCGCTTGCGGCAGGTGAGAGGGGCGGCCGCGGGGAGCCGCACCGGCAGATCGCCCGGTATACGGCAGGGCAGTGGGCCGCCAGGTTCGCAGGCGGCAAGCTCCACGCCACGGTCCCGGAGGAAGTTGCGCGGCCTGTGATGCTTGCCGATAGTCCGCAAACGTTCTGGGCCTGTGTGCAATGCACCACCTGTACCAACGTCTGTCCCGTGGTGGCCGCGGCCGAGGATCCGGTGCTGGAGCTGGATCTGACCCCGCAACAGATAATGAACATGCTGCGTATGGGCCTGAAGGACCACGTTCTCGGCGCGCGCATGGTCTGGAGCTGCGTCACCTGCTACAAGTGCCAGGAGCACTGCCCCCAGGGAGTGCGCGTTGCCGATACGCTTTTCGAACTGCGCAACATCGCCACGGCGCGGCTCCGGCACGAAGCTATGCACGGCGCTGCGGGCGACCCCGACAACAAGCAGGGAGACGGCGCGTGA
- a CDS encoding CoB--CoM heterodisulfide reductase iron-sulfur subunit B family protein: MKYAWFPGCKIPFHQPQYGEASRAVCRALGLDLVDIEFGCCGYPVRHQSFEASVLSSARNLALAAAEGLPILTPCKCCYGNLRHAAYWLERNIELRRLIDNWLAEEGLQLPEDAADFPESVHLLTALDRDVGAQSIVDQTATPLTGLKVAAHYGCHALRPGNVTRFDNPLQPTIFERLVEATGATAVYWPMRLECCGNPLFGKDDRMALKLARKKLVDARTAGADVLCTACTYCQLQFDTHRELLHEFMPLEGAPASVLYPQLLGLALGLDRETLGLQRNVTDWTNCLGSGGREP, translated from the coding sequence GTGAAGTACGCATGGTTCCCGGGCTGCAAGATTCCCTTCCACCAGCCGCAGTATGGCGAGGCCTCGCGCGCCGTGTGCCGTGCGCTGGGCCTCGATCTCGTAGACATCGAGTTCGGCTGCTGCGGCTATCCGGTCCGGCACCAGAGCTTCGAGGCGTCGGTTCTCTCCTCGGCGCGGAATCTCGCCTTGGCAGCGGCCGAAGGGCTGCCCATCCTCACGCCCTGCAAGTGCTGCTACGGCAACCTGCGTCACGCGGCCTACTGGCTGGAGCGCAACATCGAGCTGCGGCGACTCATCGATAATTGGCTTGCCGAGGAAGGCCTGCAACTCCCCGAAGACGCCGCGGATTTTCCCGAGTCCGTGCATCTGCTCACCGCGCTGGACCGCGACGTGGGAGCGCAGAGTATCGTCGATCAGACAGCGACGCCGCTGACCGGGCTCAAGGTGGCGGCGCACTATGGCTGCCATGCCCTGCGGCCGGGCAACGTGACGCGCTTCGACAATCCGTTGCAGCCCACCATTTTCGAGCGGCTCGTGGAGGCGACCGGGGCCACGGCAGTGTACTGGCCCATGCGGCTGGAGTGCTGCGGCAATCCGCTGTTCGGCAAGGACGACCGCATGGCGCTCAAGCTGGCGCGCAAGAAGCTCGTGGACGCCAGGACAGCCGGCGCGGACGTGCTCTGCACGGCATGCACGTATTGCCAGCTTCAGTTCGACACGCACCGGGAACTGCTGCACGAATTCATGCCGCTTGAGGGGGCGCCGGCGTCTGTGCTGTATCCACAGCTTCTCGGGCTGGCCCTTGGCCTGGACCGGGAGACTCTGGGTCTGCAACGCAATGTCACGGACTGGACGAATTGCCTGGGCTCCGGCGGCCGGGAGCCATAG
- the glpK gene encoding glycerol kinase GlpK, which yields MAKYIGAVDQGTTSSRFIIFDQRGRIVTLDQKEHRQIFPQPGWVEHDALEIWDNTQEVIRGALAKAGLKGKDLAAIGITNQRETLLVWDKRTGKPYYNAIVWQCTRSHEICKQLIAEGGQDRFREKTGLPVATYFSGPKIKWVLDNVDGARKAVEDGSAIIGTMETWIIWQLTGGAKGGAHVTDVTNASRTMLMNLHTLDWDDEILGILGIPRQGLPRIVPSSDSESWGPTEEDGPLKARIPVCGALGDQQAALVGQACFRKGEAKNTYGTGCFLLLNTGETPVPSNHGLVTTLAYQVRGEKPVYCLEGSIAIAGALVQWVRDNLGLIQTAPEIEDLAKEVDDNGGVYVVPAFQGLFAPYWRPDARGVMCGLTRYANKHHIARAVLEATAYQTKDIVEAMNKDSSVALSRLKVDGGMVANDLLMQLQADVLDVPVIRPKVSETTCLGAAYAAGLAVGFWSNLDELRQNWEEDKTWESRMSEEDRAAGYAMWGKAVERTLNWLE from the coding sequence ATGGCCAAATATATCGGAGCAGTCGATCAGGGGACCACGAGCAGCCGGTTCATCATTTTCGATCAGCGCGGACGCATCGTGACACTGGACCAGAAAGAGCACAGGCAGATTTTCCCGCAGCCGGGCTGGGTGGAGCACGACGCTCTGGAGATATGGGACAACACGCAGGAGGTCATCCGCGGGGCGCTGGCCAAGGCCGGACTCAAAGGAAAGGACCTCGCCGCCATCGGCATAACCAACCAGCGCGAGACACTGCTGGTGTGGGACAAGCGCACGGGCAAGCCCTACTACAACGCCATTGTCTGGCAGTGCACGCGTTCTCACGAGATCTGCAAGCAACTCATCGCCGAGGGCGGGCAGGACCGATTCCGCGAGAAGACCGGGCTGCCCGTGGCCACCTACTTCAGCGGGCCGAAGATCAAATGGGTGCTGGACAACGTGGACGGCGCGCGCAAGGCTGTGGAGGACGGCTCGGCCATCATCGGCACCATGGAGACATGGATCATCTGGCAGCTCACCGGCGGAGCCAAGGGCGGTGCACACGTGACCGACGTGACAAACGCCAGCCGCACCATGCTCATGAACCTGCACACCCTGGACTGGGACGACGAAATTCTGGGCATTCTCGGCATCCCGCGGCAGGGGCTGCCCCGCATCGTGCCGTCCAGCGATTCGGAATCCTGGGGCCCTACGGAGGAGGACGGCCCGCTCAAGGCGCGTATCCCGGTGTGCGGCGCCCTGGGCGACCAGCAAGCCGCTCTGGTGGGGCAGGCCTGCTTCAGGAAAGGCGAGGCCAAGAACACCTATGGCACGGGCTGTTTCCTGCTGCTCAACACAGGCGAGACTCCGGTGCCTTCGAACCATGGGCTCGTCACCACGCTCGCCTACCAGGTTCGCGGGGAAAAGCCCGTGTACTGCCTGGAGGGCTCCATCGCCATCGCCGGGGCTCTGGTGCAGTGGGTGCGCGACAACCTCGGCCTTATCCAGACCGCACCGGAGATCGAAGATCTGGCTAAAGAAGTGGACGACAACGGCGGCGTGTACGTGGTGCCGGCTTTTCAGGGGCTGTTCGCCCCTTACTGGCGGCCGGACGCCCGCGGGGTGATGTGCGGTTTGACGCGCTACGCCAACAAGCACCACATCGCACGCGCCGTGCTGGAAGCCACGGCCTATCAGACCAAGGACATCGTCGAAGCCATGAACAAAGATTCCAGCGTGGCGCTCAGCCGGCTCAAGGTGGATGGCGGCATGGTGGCCAACGACCTGCTCATGCAGCTCCAGGCCGACGTGCTCGACGTGCCGGTGATCCGGCCCAAAGTGTCGGAGACGACCTGCCTGGGCGCGGCGTACGCAGCTGGCCTGGCCGTGGGCTTCTGGAGCAATCTGGACGAGCTGCGCCAGAACTGGGAAGAAGACAAGACCTGGGAGTCCCGGATGAGCGAGGAAGACCGCGCAGCAGGCTACGCCATGTGGGGCAAGGCCGTGGAGCGGACATTGAATTGGCTGGAATAA
- a CDS encoding glycerol-3-phosphate dehydrogenase/oxidase, whose amino-acid sequence MDRQAMLQAVEQELGYWDIVIIGGGATGLGVAVDAASRGYSTLLLEQHDFSKGTSSRSTKLVHGGVRYLRQGNISLVLEALNERGLMRQNAPHLVTHQAFLVPNYDWWDGPFYGAGLRVYDMLAGKLGLGPSKRVSKEETLRRIPTLRGTGLKGGVVYYDGQFDDSRLAINLAQTAADHGGVLVNYMQVTGLMKAGDMVNGVIAVDQETGREQHIFGRVVVNATGVFTDSVLRMDDPEAHRIIKPSQGVHIILEKEFLPGNTAIMVPQTEDGRVLFAVPWHGKAVVGTTDTPVDEPSLEPKPLDEEVEFILSHAAKYMAKAPTRADVKSVFAGLRPLVEPGGGKTTSSIARDHFLVVSPTGLVTITGGKWTTYRKMAQETVDNAVLIAGLEEKPCVTKHLRVHGWLKHVDQSDPLHVYGSDEPLIRNLVETNPELGEPLHDNLPYIKAEVVWAVMNEMARTVEDVLSRRTRALLLDAEASIECAPDVARLMAGTMGKDDAWVEAQVKEYKELAAGYVIN is encoded by the coding sequence ATGGACAGGCAAGCCATGCTCCAGGCGGTCGAGCAGGAGCTGGGATATTGGGACATCGTCATCATCGGCGGCGGGGCCACTGGCCTGGGCGTTGCCGTGGACGCCGCCTCGCGCGGCTATTCGACGCTGCTTCTGGAGCAGCACGACTTCTCCAAGGGAACGTCCAGCCGCTCCACCAAGCTCGTGCACGGCGGGGTGCGTTATCTGCGCCAGGGCAACATCTCCCTGGTGCTGGAGGCGCTGAACGAGCGCGGGCTCATGCGCCAGAACGCGCCGCATCTGGTGACGCACCAGGCCTTCCTGGTGCCCAACTACGACTGGTGGGACGGCCCGTTCTACGGCGCCGGCCTGCGCGTGTACGACATGCTCGCCGGCAAGCTGGGGCTGGGACCGTCCAAGCGCGTTTCCAAGGAGGAGACCCTGCGACGCATCCCCACCCTGCGGGGCACGGGCCTCAAGGGCGGCGTGGTCTACTACGACGGCCAGTTCGACGACTCGCGTCTGGCCATCAACCTGGCCCAGACCGCGGCCGACCACGGCGGCGTGCTCGTGAACTACATGCAGGTCACGGGCCTGATGAAAGCCGGCGACATGGTCAACGGCGTCATCGCCGTGGATCAGGAGACAGGCAGAGAGCAGCACATCTTCGGCCGCGTTGTGGTCAACGCCACCGGCGTCTTTACCGACAGCGTGCTGCGCATGGACGATCCGGAAGCCCATCGGATCATCAAACCGAGCCAAGGCGTGCACATAATTCTGGAAAAGGAGTTCCTGCCCGGCAACACGGCCATCATGGTGCCGCAGACCGAGGACGGCCGCGTCCTTTTCGCCGTGCCCTGGCACGGCAAAGCGGTGGTGGGCACAACGGACACCCCGGTGGACGAGCCCAGCCTGGAGCCCAAGCCCCTGGACGAGGAAGTGGAGTTCATCCTGAGCCACGCCGCCAAGTACATGGCCAAGGCGCCCACCCGCGCGGACGTGAAGAGCGTGTTCGCCGGCCTGCGCCCCCTCGTGGAGCCCGGCGGCGGCAAGACCACCTCGTCCATCGCGCGCGACCATTTTCTCGTCGTCTCGCCCACGGGGCTGGTCACCATCACCGGCGGCAAGTGGACCACCTACCGCAAGATGGCCCAGGAGACCGTGGACAACGCCGTGCTCATCGCCGGGCTGGAGGAAAAGCCCTGCGTGACAAAGCATTTGCGCGTACACGGCTGGCTGAAACACGTGGACCAGAGTGACCCGCTGCATGTGTATGGTTCGGACGAGCCGCTGATCCGGAACCTCGTGGAGACCAATCCCGAACTGGGCGAGCCGCTGCACGACAACCTTCCGTATATCAAGGCGGAAGTTGTGTGGGCCGTAATGAACGAAATGGCCCGGACCGTGGAGGACGTGCTGAGCCGCCGCACGAGGGCGCTGCTTCTGGACGCCGAGGCGAGCATCGAATGCGCGCCCGATGTGGCCCGCCTCATGGCCGGGACCATGGGCAAGGACGACGCCTGGGTCGAGGCGCAAGTGAAGGAGTACAAAGAACTGGCCGCCGGATATGTGATCAATTAG
- a CDS encoding thiamine pyrophosphate-dependent dehydrogenase E1 component subunit alpha has product MGTGNEAAVRLKMLNKMILVRRFENQITELAAEQGRLPGMQILATGQEAAVGVVLALRTEDVIVTNHRSHAHLLAKGADPRALMAEIMGKETGVNHGKSGTLHLIVPEVNALMTSTVVGASPPLAAGAAFAQQYTGSDAITAVFFGDGAAAEGSVHEAMNLAGVWKLPLLFVCENNCWAGAQSFDVHCSTGNIASRAVSYGMPGELVNGNDTDEVYETASRLSARCREGGGPALMELATYRMRGHGEYDRQHYVDPAEIEEWAARDPILLYRERLIEAGVATAEQIDAMDEEAGRIVAEALRFAEDSPYPAPEAALDHVWAEAGAKIY; this is encoded by the coding sequence ATGGGAACTGGCAACGAGGCAGCCGTTCGATTGAAGATGCTGAACAAAATGATCCTGGTGCGGCGGTTCGAGAACCAGATCACAGAGCTGGCCGCCGAGCAGGGCCGGTTGCCGGGAATGCAGATTCTGGCGACCGGGCAGGAGGCGGCCGTGGGGGTTGTGCTCGCGTTGCGGACGGAGGACGTCATAGTCACCAACCACCGCAGCCATGCCCATCTGCTGGCCAAGGGGGCTGATCCCAGGGCGCTCATGGCTGAAATCATGGGCAAGGAAACCGGCGTGAACCACGGCAAGTCCGGCACGCTGCATCTCATTGTGCCGGAGGTGAACGCGCTGATGACCTCCACGGTGGTCGGGGCCAGCCCGCCCCTGGCGGCCGGCGCCGCTTTCGCGCAGCAGTATACGGGCAGCGATGCCATCACCGCGGTCTTCTTCGGCGACGGCGCCGCGGCCGAGGGCTCGGTGCACGAGGCCATGAACCTGGCCGGCGTCTGGAAGCTGCCGCTTCTTTTTGTCTGCGAGAACAACTGCTGGGCCGGGGCCCAGAGCTTCGACGTGCATTGCTCGACCGGCAACATCGCCTCCCGTGCGGTTTCCTACGGCATGCCCGGCGAGTTGGTGAACGGCAACGACACCGATGAGGTGTACGAGACGGCCTCCCGGCTGTCCGCCCGCTGCCGGGAAGGCGGGGGCCCTGCGCTCATGGAGCTGGCCACCTACCGCATGCGCGGCCACGGGGAGTACGACAGGCAACACTACGTGGACCCGGCCGAGATCGAGGAATGGGCTGCGCGCGACCCCATCCTGCTGTATCGCGAGCGGCTCATCGAGGCAGGCGTGGCCACGGCCGAGCAGATCGACGCCATGGACGAGGAGGCCGGCCGAATCGTCGCCGAGGCGTTGCGTTTTGCCGAGGACAGTCCCTACCCAGCGCCCGAGGCCGCCCTGGACCATGTGTGGGCCGAGGCCGGCGCGAAGATTTATTAG
- a CDS encoding alpha-ketoacid dehydrogenase subunit beta, with amino-acid sequence MRELHTGIAIREALTLAMEMDERVFVAGEGVGVSIHDNPIMPTHGLLEQFGERRVKDTPVSEAAIAGLAVGASNMGLLPVVEIMFFPFITLASDMLVNHAAKLRYLSGGKSGFPLTVRVKAGMGFQAGCQHSHNLEAWMAHAPGLKVTFASTPADAKGLLLSAIFDPDPVIVVEEMGLYFMQGEVPDGDVRVPLGKARTVRPGMDATVVAYGGAVYAALAAAETLQEEGVSLEVIDLRTLVPLDKDAVLESLGRTGRLVTVHDANKFCGFGAELAAIAAEEGFASLKAPVRRVAAPNTPVPFTPPQEQFYKPGAEDIVQAVRSIL; translated from the coding sequence ATGCGCGAGCTGCATACCGGTATTGCGATTCGTGAGGCCCTGACCCTGGCCATGGAGATGGACGAGCGGGTCTTCGTCGCCGGCGAGGGCGTCGGCGTCTCCATCCACGACAACCCGATCATGCCGACGCACGGGCTGCTGGAGCAGTTCGGCGAACGACGGGTGAAGGATACTCCGGTCAGCGAGGCGGCCATTGCCGGCCTGGCCGTGGGCGCGTCCAACATGGGGCTCTTGCCCGTTGTGGAGATCATGTTCTTCCCGTTCATCACCCTGGCTTCGGACATGCTGGTGAACCACGCCGCCAAGCTACGCTACCTGAGCGGCGGCAAAAGCGGATTCCCGCTCACCGTTCGCGTGAAGGCGGGCATGGGATTTCAGGCCGGTTGCCAGCACTCGCACAACCTGGAGGCGTGGATGGCGCACGCGCCGGGGCTCAAGGTGACGTTCGCCTCCACTCCGGCGGACGCCAAGGGGCTTTTGCTCTCGGCCATCTTCGATCCCGATCCGGTGATCGTTGTGGAGGAGATGGGGCTCTATTTCATGCAGGGCGAGGTGCCAGATGGGGACGTGCGCGTGCCCCTGGGCAAGGCCCGCACCGTGCGGCCCGGCATGGACGCCACTGTGGTGGCCTACGGCGGCGCTGTTTATGCGGCGCTGGCTGCTGCCGAGACGTTGCAGGAAGAGGGCGTGAGCCTGGAGGTCATCGACCTGCGCACCCTCGTGCCTTTGGACAAGGATGCCGTGCTCGAATCGCTCGGCCGTACGGGCCGGCTCGTCACGGTGCACGATGCGAACAAGTTCTGCGGATTCGGGGCGGAGCTGGCCGCCATCGCTGCGGAGGAGGGCTTCGCTTCCCTGAAGGCGCCGGTGCGCCGAGTGGCTGCGCCCAATACGCCAGTGCCGTTCACCCCGCCGCAGGAGCAGTTCTACAAGCCCGGGGCCGAGGATATCGTGCAGGCGGTGAGGTCGATTTTGTAG
- a CDS encoding SDR family oxidoreductase translates to MPSIVDVERAVQKNPRRWLVTGVAGFIGSNILQRLLELGQVVTGLDNLSAGHLANLDEVRSLVGPEAWSRFTFIKGDIRDPRTCAAVCAGADYVLHQAALGSVPLSIEDPVEAHGSNLTGFLHMLIASREAGARTFVYAASSATYGDGPGLPKTEDMVGEPLSPYAVTKYANELYARVFNTLYGMRTVGLRYFNVFGQRQDPNGAYAAVIPAWFAALINGDSAVVNGDGETTRDFCHVDNVVQANLLAALSLDDAAAGEVYNIACGRSTTLNELYRFIQNEVAALVPAAAQAKLEYRDFRPGDVRHSLASIDKAQQRLGYAVSVDVEEGLKRATPWYVKRLSKVHV, encoded by the coding sequence ATGCCATCCATCGTCGACGTCGAGCGGGCTGTTCAAAAAAATCCACGCCGGTGGCTCGTCACAGGGGTTGCCGGTTTCATCGGCTCCAATATCCTGCAGCGGCTTCTGGAACTCGGGCAGGTGGTCACAGGGTTGGACAATCTGTCAGCCGGCCATCTCGCCAACCTGGACGAGGTCCGTTCATTGGTCGGGCCGGAGGCGTGGAGTCGCTTCACGTTCATCAAGGGTGATATCCGCGATCCCCGGACGTGCGCGGCGGTCTGCGCCGGTGCGGATTACGTGCTGCACCAGGCGGCGTTGGGCTCGGTGCCGCTTTCCATAGAGGATCCCGTAGAAGCGCATGGATCCAATCTGACGGGCTTCCTGCATATGCTCATCGCCAGTCGCGAGGCCGGGGCGCGCACGTTCGTCTACGCCGCTTCGAGCGCGACCTACGGCGACGGGCCCGGTCTTCCCAAGACCGAAGACATGGTCGGCGAGCCCCTTTCGCCATACGCCGTGACTAAATACGCCAACGAACTGTACGCCAGGGTCTTCAACACCCTCTATGGCATGCGCACCGTGGGGCTGCGGTACTTCAACGTGTTCGGGCAGCGTCAGGACCCCAACGGCGCTTACGCCGCGGTCATTCCAGCGTGGTTTGCGGCTCTCATCAATGGAGATTCGGCCGTGGTGAACGGCGACGGCGAGACGACAAGGGATTTCTGCCATGTGGACAACGTGGTGCAGGCCAATCTGCTCGCGGCGCTCTCGCTGGACGATGCCGCAGCCGGGGAGGTGTACAACATCGCCTGCGGCCGGAGCACTACGCTCAACGAGCTGTATCGTTTCATACAAAACGAGGTGGCGGCCCTTGTGCCGGCGGCGGCGCAGGCAAAACTGGAGTATCGCGACTTCCGTCCAGGCGACGTACGCCACTCTCTGGCAAGCATCGACAAGGCGCAGCAACGGCTCGGCTATGCCGTGTCAGTGGATGTGGAGGAAGGTTTGAAAAGGGCGACACCATGGTACGTGAAACGGCTTTCCAAGGTGCATGTATGA